In one Lolium rigidum isolate FL_2022 chromosome 3, APGP_CSIRO_Lrig_0.1, whole genome shotgun sequence genomic region, the following are encoded:
- the LOC124704202 gene encoding protein MAIN-LIKE 1-like: MVWLLDQEYDRDHRAFHMTERTTDLHPLKIRYHGTVDIPYDERYTEFIEPTGLLPFISLVSRGGPNMNAAALTALVDRWRPETHTFHLRAGEMTPTLQDVSMILGLPIQGEPLCMNTTSDGWRQQMEALIGMAPPLPADPKARAPAGASFSWIRLNFGQCSEGANRDTLRTYTRVYLWYMISRTLFADSGGKLAHWCSLKELTVLEHRWSWGTAALAYLYLEVM; this comes from the coding sequence atggtgtggctcctagatcaagagtatgacagggatcaccgggcttttcatatgacAGAGAGGACAacagatcttcaccctttgaagattcgttaccatggcacagtggatataccgtatgacgagaggtacacggagttcatcgagcctaccggtcttctcccgttcatatcgcttgtaagccgtggggggccgaacatgaacgccgcAGCACTCACCGCTCTTGTTGACCGGTGGAGGCcagagacgcacaccttccacttgagggccggcgagatgacccctactcttcaggatgtttccatgatccttggactacctattcagggtgagccactgtgtatgaacacaacttctgatgggtggcgccagcagatggaggcgcttattggcatggctcctccgcTGCCAGCAGATCCAAAGGCGAGGGCTCCCGCCGGCGCATCTTTCTCTTGGATTAGGCTTAACTTTGGACAATGCTCGGAAGGGGCCAACAGGGATACTCTGAGGACGtacacccgcgtgtacttatggtacatgatttcgaggactctctttgctgacagtggtgggaagctggcccattggtgttcgcTCAAGgagcttacggtgttggagcaccggtggagttggggaacagcggcacttgcctacctctatctcgaggtgatg